The following are from one region of the Nicotiana tabacum cultivar K326 chromosome 3, ASM71507v2, whole genome shotgun sequence genome:
- the LOC107816024 gene encoding E3 ubiquitin-protein ligase At3g02290 produces MGAVCCCLRDDCEDFANPNSSTYRNCICLGTLVQNFLHVYTSLFHRGEQHIIPSSDQGAASLSSTTSLDDSLSDVYRSPPRPLPYDADPRYFRLQQDRQVSRREKGSSHSHEETEPLQRSFDDSESLSDVNKWSQPTFEEGSKEYNKSSVEFSTAKMTSGDAHIYYYSEDEDVCPTCLEEYTDENPKIMTKCSHHFHLSCIYEWMERSDSCPVCGKVMAFDETT; encoded by the exons ATGGGCGCAGTTTGTTGCTGCTTACGAGACGATTGTGAAGATTTTGCCAATCCAAACAGCTCAACGTATAGGAACTGTATATGCCTTGGAACTCTAGTTCAGAACTTCTTGCATGTG TATACATCACTTTTCCATAGAGGAGAACAACATATCATTCCTTCATCTGATCAAGGTGCTGCATCTTtgagttctacaacatctcttgATGACTCACTGTCTGACGTTTACCGTTCTCCTCCGAGACCACTGCCTTATGATGCTGATCCAAGATATTTCCGCTTGCAACAAGACAGACAAGTCTCGAGAAGGGAGAAAGGCTCAAGCCACTCACATGAGGAAACTGAACCACTACAAAGAAGCTTTGACGATTCCGAATCATTAAGTGATGTAAATAAATGGAGTCAACCTACATTTGAAGAAGGATCAAAAGAATACAACAAATCTTCTGTGGAATTCTCAACAGCTAAAATGACTTCCGGAGATgctcatatttattattattcagaAGATGAAGATGTCTGTCCGACATGTCTTGAAG AATACACCGACGAAAACCCAAAAATAATGACAAAATGCTCTCACCATTTCCACCTGAGTTGTATATATGAGTGGATGGAAAGAAGTGACAGCTGTCCAGTTTGTGGCAAG